One Chroococcidiopsis sp. TS-821 genomic window carries:
- the aqpZ gene encoding aquaporin Z, with amino-acid sequence MNLTKRCIAEFIGTFWLVLGGCGSAVLAAAYTTESSTIGVNTSFPLGIGFVGVSLAFGLTVLTMAFAIGHISGCHLNPAVSFGLWAGKRFPGSELLPYIIAQVLGAIVGAGVVYLIAIGNSDFTLAGSNPLATNGYGVHSPGGYNLPAAFITEVVMTFMFLMIILGATDNRAPKALAPIAIGFGLTLIHLISIPVTNTSVNPARSLGPAIFVGRALLSQVWLFWVAPIIGALLAGWLYLAIFSESVVEEPPRVREPV; translated from the coding sequence ATGAATCTAACAAAACGTTGTATTGCTGAGTTTATTGGGACTTTTTGGCTCGTGCTTGGGGGTTGTGGTAGTGCAGTACTTGCCGCAGCTTATACTACTGAAAGCTCAACAATTGGTGTTAATACTTCTTTCCCTTTAGGAATTGGTTTCGTTGGGGTATCGCTGGCGTTTGGCTTAACTGTATTGACAATGGCGTTTGCGATCGGTCATATTTCCGGTTGTCATCTCAATCCTGCGGTTTCATTTGGATTGTGGGCAGGTAAGCGTTTTCCTGGCTCAGAATTACTACCATACATCATTGCTCAAGTACTAGGAGCGATCGTTGGTGCTGGTGTTGTTTACCTGATTGCTATTGGTAACTCCGACTTTACACTCGCAGGTTCTAATCCTCTAGCAACCAATGGATATGGCGTGCATTCACCAGGCGGCTACAATTTGCCAGCAGCGTTTATTACTGAAGTTGTGATGACTTTCATGTTTTTGATGATTATTTTAGGTGCAACTGACAATCGCGCCCCTAAAGCCCTAGCACCCATCGCAATTGGTTTTGGCTTAACGTTAATTCACCTCATTAGCATTCCAGTTACTAATACCTCAGTTAACCCTGCACGCAGTCTAGGTCCAGCCATTTTTGTTGGTAGAGCGCTTTTAAGTCAAGTTTGGTTATTCTGGGTAGCTCCCATTATCGGTGCATTACTTGCTGGTTGGCTTTATCTCGCAATTTTTAGCGAATCGGTTGTCGAAGAACCCCCACGAGTTCGCGAGCCAGTTTAA
- a CDS encoding AAA-like domain-containing protein produces MESALLYKPKRYRGTVLTQAGLQKLHAQIQQLSKDEGCEITPRRIAEKTQRIEPQGLNAATVRKILQAQTGVDKESIHLVFQALDLKLESLDFHYFYATRAEQAAPFVVNSLSATNHSVYFTNARGSDRFSTIDVPEYPGSPLPLNSRFYIERSAIQTQVYAQLPKSGSLTWIRAPHKMGKSSLLLRIHNRAQQLDYHAVHLDFQQADRVILADLSKLLRWICKTISIQLQVPCCLEQHWDSELGSKFSFIVCLHHILTQLPRPLVLSLNEVNRLFEYPDVCCEFLLLMRSLNEEAKYDEVLQKLRLVLAYSSDACISADFAHQLLNIGMTLYLPEFSFQEVQQLALAYQLPWEDSALIAQLMEWVGGHPYLIQLAFYHLTTSTSPTTTDTCQLQQLMQAAMMSMGIYQYHLQQIWSTLQADSLLLAAVEQLISQEEIIIESSIARKLESLGITKTEGDRTILRGRLYQKYFQKKNSSLIKLS; encoded by the coding sequence GTGGAATCAGCACTGTTGTATAAACCAAAGCGATATCGAGGAACAGTCCTGACGCAAGCCGGATTACAAAAGCTGCACGCGCAGATTCAGCAGCTTTCTAAGGATGAAGGGTGCGAGATAACGCCGCGTCGCATTGCAGAAAAAACGCAACGTATTGAACCTCAAGGACTAAACGCTGCTACCGTTCGTAAAATCTTACAAGCGCAGACTGGCGTTGACAAAGAGTCAATCCACTTAGTGTTTCAAGCTCTCGATCTTAAACTCGAATCTTTAGACTTTCATTATTTTTATGCTACCCGCGCTGAGCAGGCTGCACCTTTTGTAGTCAATTCTTTGTCAGCTACAAATCATTCAGTATATTTCACCAATGCCAGGGGTAGCGATCGCTTCTCCACAATTGATGTCCCTGAATATCCAGGTAGTCCTCTTCCTTTAAACTCTAGATTTTATATTGAACGTTCGGCAATTCAAACTCAAGTGTATGCTCAATTGCCTAAATCGGGCAGTTTAACGTGGATCAGAGCACCACATAAAATGGGCAAGAGTTCTTTGCTATTACGCATTCACAACCGCGCTCAGCAACTTGATTATCACGCAGTTCATCTAGACTTTCAGCAAGCCGATCGCGTCATTCTTGCCGATTTGAGTAAGTTATTGCGCTGGATATGTAAAACTATCAGCATTCAGCTACAAGTCCCATGCTGCTTGGAGCAACACTGGGATAGCGAACTTGGTAGCAAATTTAGTTTTATTGTTTGCTTGCATCATATCTTAACACAATTACCGCGGCCATTGGTTTTGTCGTTGAATGAAGTCAATCGCTTGTTTGAATATCCTGATGTTTGTTGCGAGTTTTTACTGCTGATGCGATCGCTCAATGAAGAAGCAAAGTATGATGAAGTCCTACAAAAGTTACGGTTAGTTTTAGCCTACTCTAGTGATGCGTGTATTTCCGCAGACTTTGCGCATCAGCTATTGAACATTGGCATGACGCTTTATCTTCCTGAATTTAGCTTTCAAGAAGTGCAACAACTTGCTTTAGCCTATCAGTTGCCTTGGGAAGATTCTGCTTTGATCGCGCAACTTATGGAGTGGGTCGGCGGGCACCCGTATCTTATTCAACTCGCATTTTACCACCTGACAACCTCAACTTCCCCAACCACAACCGACACATGCCAATTACAACAATTGATGCAAGCCGCAATGATGTCGATGGGAATTTATCAGTATCACTTGCAACAAATTTGGTCGACGCTACAAGCAGACTCGTTATTACTCGCAGCAGTTGAGCAATTAATATCTCAAGAAGAAATTATCATTGAGTCAAGTATTGCGCGCAAATTGGAAAGTTTAGGAATTACTAAAACCGAAGGCGATCGCACAATATTACGCGGTCGTTTGTATCAAAAATATTTTCAAAAGAAAAACTCAAGCCTCATAAAACTCAGTTAG
- a CDS encoding DUF3288 family protein, with protein sequence MLEAKNKDQQHPLYKHDRALVNSLLTAAPTDLNLAELARLRIRYNGFPGARDLQADLDKIIQMWGLTEAELFEKTRQLHATKSVYTNLSNKSETEDWS encoded by the coding sequence ATGTTAGAAGCAAAAAATAAAGACCAACAGCATCCCCTCTACAAGCACGATCGCGCGCTGGTTAATTCTCTACTAACCGCAGCACCTACAGATTTAAATCTCGCGGAACTTGCAAGACTGCGCATTCGTTATAATGGCTTTCCTGGTGCGCGAGACCTGCAAGCTGACTTAGATAAAATTATACAAATGTGGGGTCTCACCGAAGCTGAACTTTTTGAGAAGACGCGTCAACTGCATGCTACCAAGTCAGTTTATACGAATCTTAGCAATAAAAGCGAGACAGAAGATTGGAGTTAG
- a CDS encoding MlaD family protein: MQRSRSVREGSVGLLLLLGVGLFVGLVLWLRGVTLGRRSYSAVIEFANVGGMQEGGVVRYRGVNVGSIAAIRPGPNGVEVNVEIAPANLIIPRDVQIAANQSGLISEVSIDITPQTSLPPNVVTALPLDPNCDRTLIVCNGARLQGEIGISLDQLISATTRFTTAYSDPNFVNTVNEATKNASQAAAGVAQLTRELSSLTRATQQQIGSLSATANSVQRAADEITASTTQTAAQFGATADQIRLTTVQVNRLVNNLDNLVTTNRTTLVRVLENIDQSSEQLRLTVGALSPTVNRFTQGELIQNLEALSANAAQASANLRDISNALNTPTNLVVLQQTLDSARVTFENAQKITSDLDELTGDPAFRENVRRLINGLSGLVSSTDQLQQQIEVAQTLDSVSATVKSAKLETSEASARGEDVAVDSSTIATLQSLEDLLERSADAAKTAGTQALPHPQNFDVRESSLKLFPQ; this comes from the coding sequence ATGCAGCGATCGCGTTCAGTTCGAGAAGGTTCTGTAGGATTATTGTTACTTCTAGGAGTCGGGTTATTTGTTGGGTTAGTTCTCTGGCTACGGGGAGTCACGCTTGGTAGACGCAGCTACAGCGCTGTTATTGAGTTTGCCAACGTTGGTGGAATGCAAGAAGGCGGCGTTGTCCGCTATCGCGGTGTCAATGTCGGTAGTATCGCTGCGATTCGTCCTGGTCCTAATGGCGTAGAAGTAAATGTCGAAATCGCGCCAGCCAACTTAATTATTCCGCGTGATGTCCAAATTGCTGCTAACCAATCAGGATTAATCAGTGAAGTGAGTATCGATATTACACCCCAGACATCGTTACCTCCAAATGTAGTGACGGCGCTACCACTCGATCCGAACTGCGATCGCACGTTGATTGTTTGTAATGGCGCGCGTTTACAAGGTGAAATTGGCATTAGCCTCGATCAATTGATTTCTGCGACTACGCGTTTTACAACAGCTTATAGCGATCCTAACTTCGTCAATACGGTGAATGAAGCAACAAAAAACGCCTCGCAAGCAGCCGCCGGAGTAGCCCAACTGACGCGCGAACTTTCTAGCCTGACACGCGCTACGCAACAACAAATTGGTAGCCTATCAGCAACGGCTAACTCAGTACAACGCGCCGCCGATGAAATTACCGCTTCCACAACCCAAACAGCAGCGCAGTTTGGTGCAACTGCGGATCAAATTCGGTTAACGACGGTGCAAGTCAATCGCCTTGTCAACAATCTTGATAATTTAGTCACGACAAACCGCACAACGCTTGTGCGAGTGTTAGAAAATATCGATCAAAGCAGCGAACAATTACGCTTAACGGTTGGGGCGCTTTCACCGACAGTGAATCGCTTCACTCAAGGAGAATTAATTCAAAACTTGGAAGCATTATCCGCTAATGCTGCACAAGCATCCGCAAATTTGCGCGATATTTCTAATGCGTTAAATACTCCCACCAACCTTGTCGTACTACAACAAACGCTAGATTCGGCGCGAGTCACATTTGAGAATGCGCAAAAAATCACATCAGATCTCGACGAACTCACCGGCGATCCTGCATTTCGCGAAAACGTGCGGCGACTGATTAATGGCTTGAGTGGCTTAGTCTCTTCTACCGATCAATTACAGCAGCAAATCGAAGTCGCACAAACTTTAGATTCTGTATCTGCTACAGTCAAAAGCGCAAAACTCGAAACTTCTGAAGCATCCGCTCGCGGTGAAGATGTTGCGGTTGATAGTTCAACGATCGCCACTTTACAAAGTCTCGAAGATTTACTAGAACGCTCAGCGGATGCAGCAAAAACAGCAGGTACGCAAGCCTTACCTCACCCCCAAAATTTTGATGTCCGCGAAAGTTCACTCAAGCTATTTCCGCAGTAG
- a CDS encoding glycerophosphodiester phosphodiesterase: protein MSISDFVSTAPRPLIIGHRGASGLRPEHTLAAYELAIDQGADYIEPDIVSTKDGVLVARHENEISGTTDVADRPEFADRKTTKIIDGEEITGWFTEDFTLAELKTLRAKERLPELRSTEYDGLYEVPTLQEIIDLAQRKSAEVGRTIGIYPETKHPTYFDSIGLSLEEPLVEILDANGYSDRDDPVFIQSFETANLKQLDELTNVPLIQLLGDSGQPYDFTVSGDPRTYLDLTTPDELTNIATYADGIGPSKRLIVPVDEAGRLQSPTSLINDAHAAGLLVHAYTFRDEDVFLAPDYQGNPELEYEQFFSLGLDGLFTDFPGTGFEVAQRLYPLTAADPLLGVGLLSA from the coding sequence ATTTCTATTTCCGATTTTGTGAGTACTGCACCCCGTCCTCTGATTATCGGTCATCGCGGCGCCAGCGGTTTGCGTCCAGAACACACGTTAGCTGCATACGAGTTAGCCATCGATCAAGGCGCTGATTATATCGAACCGGATATCGTTTCAACTAAAGATGGTGTATTAGTCGCGCGTCACGAAAACGAAATTTCTGGAACGACAGATGTCGCAGACCGCCCCGAATTTGCCGATCGCAAAACAACAAAAATCATCGACGGGGAAGAAATCACCGGTTGGTTTACCGAAGACTTTACCTTAGCTGAACTCAAGACTCTCCGCGCTAAAGAACGTTTACCCGAACTCCGCAGCACGGAATATGATGGTTTGTACGAAGTTCCTACCTTGCAAGAAATTATCGATCTTGCACAGCGCAAAAGCGCCGAGGTTGGGCGTACAATTGGTATCTATCCTGAAACGAAGCACCCGACTTACTTTGATAGCATTGGGCTATCACTCGAAGAACCTTTAGTCGAGATTCTTGATGCGAATGGCTATAGCGATCGCGACGATCCTGTGTTCATCCAATCGTTTGAAACCGCTAATCTCAAACAACTTGATGAATTAACAAATGTTCCTTTAATTCAGCTACTTGGCGACAGCGGACAACCGTATGACTTTACCGTAAGTGGCGATCCGCGCACTTATCTCGATTTAACAACTCCTGATGAATTGACAAATATCGCAACTTATGCAGATGGTATTGGTCCTTCTAAGCGGTTGATTGTTCCAGTTGATGAAGCAGGAAGATTGCAATCTCCCACATCACTTATCAATGACGCCCATGCAGCAGGATTACTCGTTCACGCTTATACTTTCCGCGATGAAGACGTTTTCTTAGCTCCCGATTATCAAGGTAATCCAGAGTTAGAATACGAGCAATTCTTTAGCTTGGGGTTAGATGGTTTATTTACCGACTTTCCTGGAACTGGTTTTGAAGTCGCGCAGCGTCTTTATCCTTTGACTGCGGCTGATCCTTTACTTGGTGTAGGTTTGTTATCAGCATAA
- a CDS encoding metallophosphoesterase encodes MHWLLSGSLSVEKLTVAIADLPSSLQGTKLVQLSDLHYDGLRLSEEMLAQAIAASNEAEPDLIVLTGDYVTDDPTPIHQLILRLKHLQSRAGICAVLGNHDIYYPESQAEITKALTSIDINVLWNQIAYPLGKGLPIVGLADYWSKEFKVKPVMRQLDQNIPRIVLSHNPDTAQVLKKWRVDLQLSGHTHGGQFTIPGMGPAISIYKDFRRSLPKEMRRWVPFMQKECAKVVRHWEWAQGYHRVGENQLYVNRGLGTYLPGRFFCPPEVTVITLVTSG; translated from the coding sequence ATGCACTGGCTGTTATCTGGATCTTTGAGTGTAGAGAAATTAACAGTTGCGATCGCCGATCTTCCTTCCTCCTTACAGGGGACAAAGCTGGTGCAACTATCGGATCTGCATTACGATGGCTTGCGACTGTCCGAAGAAATGTTAGCGCAAGCGATCGCCGCCAGCAACGAAGCTGAACCGGATCTCATTGTTCTCACAGGCGATTATGTCACCGACGATCCTACGCCGATTCACCAACTGATACTGCGACTCAAACACCTGCAAAGTCGTGCGGGAATTTGTGCGGTACTCGGAAACCACGATATATATTACCCCGAATCGCAAGCCGAAATTACCAAAGCGCTGACTAGCATTGATATTAACGTCCTGTGGAATCAAATCGCGTATCCTTTAGGGAAAGGATTACCGATTGTCGGACTTGCTGATTACTGGTCAAAAGAGTTTAAAGTCAAACCTGTGATGCGTCAACTCGACCAAAACATACCGCGCATCGTTCTATCACACAATCCTGATACTGCCCAAGTCTTAAAAAAATGGCGTGTTGATTTGCAGCTATCCGGTCATACGCATGGCGGTCAGTTTACCATTCCTGGTATGGGACCTGCGATATCTATCTACAAAGATTTTCGGCGTAGCCTTCCCAAAGAAATGCGGCGATGGGTACCATTTATGCAAAAAGAATGCGCTAAAGTTGTCCGACATTGGGAATGGGCGCAAGGCTATCATCGTGTTGGTGAAAATCAGTTGTATGTCAATCGCGGCTTGGGAACGTACCTTCCTGGGCGCTTTTTTTGTCCTCCAGAAGTGACTGTGATTACATTAGTAACTAGTGGCTAG
- a CDS encoding NAD(P)/FAD-dependent oxidoreductase, translating to MAVEYDLVVIGGGSGGLVVAGVAAALKAKVALVERDRLGGDCLWYGCVPSKSLIHASRVAYEVKHAARFGIHCHDRKIDFAKAIGHVQSAIAAIEPHDSPQRFAALGAEVIFGNGEFVDSRTFVVNNRRLTARRFVIATGSRPAIPAIPGLQAAGYITNEEVFEITDRPDTLGIIGGGPIGCELGQAFARLGSQVTIIGSSDRLLPKEDPEAAAVVQQQLISEGIRVLTKTRVERVEVVNGKKYLITNNEKIAVDRILVATGRDPNVESLNLAAAGVELQQSPKKGIRVNAKLQTTNPRIYACGDVIGGYQFTHVAGHEANAIIRNALFLPILKVDYRVIPWATFTDPELARVGLTEAEARQRYGDRIDVIKQEYADVDRAQAEAATQGFAKIITKRNGEILGAHIVGAAAGELIHEIVLAMSHNLKISALGGIHIYPTLAEVVSKAAFARTQEKYEKNYALQSILEKMFRLLRSLG from the coding sequence ATGGCAGTAGAATACGATCTGGTTGTGATTGGCGGTGGTTCGGGTGGTTTAGTCGTTGCGGGAGTCGCTGCTGCACTCAAAGCCAAAGTTGCTTTAGTTGAACGCGATCGCTTGGGTGGTGATTGTTTGTGGTATGGTTGCGTTCCGAGTAAATCTTTAATTCACGCATCTCGCGTTGCTTACGAAGTTAAACACGCCGCGCGGTTTGGAATTCACTGTCACGATCGCAAAATCGATTTTGCCAAAGCCATTGGACACGTGCAAAGTGCGATCGCAGCGATTGAACCGCATGATTCACCCCAGCGATTTGCAGCTTTGGGTGCTGAAGTGATTTTTGGGAATGGGGAATTTGTCGATTCACGCACCTTTGTCGTTAACAATCGTCGCTTAACAGCTAGAAGATTTGTAATTGCGACAGGTTCGCGCCCTGCAATTCCTGCAATTCCAGGATTACAAGCAGCAGGGTACATTACGAATGAAGAAGTTTTTGAAATTACGGATCGTCCCGACACTTTAGGTATTATTGGCGGTGGACCAATCGGGTGTGAATTAGGGCAAGCTTTTGCACGGCTAGGTTCTCAAGTTACGATTATTGGCAGTAGCGATCGCCTTTTACCCAAAGAAGATCCCGAAGCCGCCGCTGTAGTTCAGCAGCAACTCATTTCCGAAGGAATTCGCGTTTTGACAAAAACACGAGTGGAACGTGTCGAAGTTGTCAATGGTAAAAAGTACTTAATTACTAACAATGAAAAGATTGCCGTCGATCGAATTCTGGTTGCGACGGGGCGCGATCCCAATGTGGAATCGTTAAATTTAGCAGCCGCCGGTGTTGAACTGCAACAAAGCCCGAAAAAAGGAATTCGCGTCAACGCCAAACTGCAAACAACCAACCCGCGAATTTATGCTTGCGGTGATGTGATTGGTGGTTATCAATTTACTCATGTTGCCGGTCATGAAGCAAATGCGATTATCCGAAATGCCTTGTTCTTGCCAATACTCAAAGTTGATTATCGCGTCATTCCCTGGGCGACATTTACCGATCCTGAACTCGCGCGCGTTGGTTTAACTGAAGCCGAAGCGCGACAGCGGTATGGCGATCGTATCGATGTGATTAAACAAGAATATGCAGATGTAGACCGCGCCCAAGCGGAAGCCGCAACGCAAGGCTTTGCTAAAATCATCACGAAACGCAACGGCGAAATTCTCGGCGCGCATATTGTAGGTGCAGCCGCAGGCGAATTAATTCATGAAATTGTTTTAGCAATGTCACATAATCTGAAAATTTCTGCCTTAGGAGGGATTCATATTTATCCCACGCTTGCAGAAGTCGTCAGTAAAGCCGCTTTTGCTCGAACACAAGAGAAATACGAAAAAAATTACGCGCTACAAAGCATCTTAGAAAAAATGTTTCGCTTACTGCGATCGCTCGGTTAA
- a CDS encoding secondary thiamine-phosphate synthase enzyme YjbQ, which yields MIYQNHITLSTQTHGDMHDITDQVNSIVKKSGIKTGMAHVFNVGSTAAIGTIEFEPGLQRDLPELLDKLIPPSREYGHEQMWHDGNGHSHLQATWLGPSLTVPVQNGKLELGTWQQIFHLECDIKPRQRKVVVTIYGE from the coding sequence GTGATTTACCAAAACCACATCACTTTATCAACGCAAACGCACGGGGATATGCATGATATTACCGATCAGGTTAACTCGATTGTGAAAAAGTCGGGAATCAAAACCGGAATGGCGCACGTATTTAATGTGGGTAGTACTGCCGCGATTGGTACGATTGAATTTGAACCAGGATTGCAGCGTGACTTACCCGAACTGCTTGATAAACTCATTCCACCGAGTCGCGAATACGGACACGAGCAAATGTGGCATGATGGCAACGGACACTCGCATCTGCAAGCTACATGGCTAGGTCCATCGTTAACAGTACCTGTGCAAAATGGCAAGCTTGAGTTAGGTACTTGGCAACAAATCTTTCATCTAGAATGTGACATCAAACCACGCCAGCGGAAAGTCGTCGTTACGATTTATGGGGAGTGA
- a CDS encoding cyclase family protein has product MILDTAKSYLLAEVAPFANEIDTNSDILLKALKGLGNLGLLALRVPQQWGGVGISDRDFASFQELVARYSGALAFLQTQHQSAAGMLMQSSNLALQQAYLPRMGNGDVLLGVGFSHIRRLKDSIIAIPVTGGYQIDGVVPWVTGWNLFAEFIVAATLPDGGAVFGIVPFVETQQATGGVIRFSPPMQLAAMRSTNTVSATLTQFFLPSDRVVFIKPAGWIHDNDIKNVLRATPLAIGCAMAGLDIVKATAQTKSLAFIDEAFAALERELSECREAIAQAQHSTFTQKVQLRAWAIDLAVRIACAAVTVSSGSANDTAHPAQRVYREAIVYTVSGQTPAIMKATLKQLTSPPRYHSKPTQTISYSQVIHLSHVIHPHIPQWLGDPPVEFETVAELHQDGYYLRRFAFGEHTATHINAPKSFYADGIGIDQYPADLLVVPAVVLDIQAQAANPDYALSVADILNWEQQHGEIDAGCVVLLYTGWQNKWWDRVAFLNADAAGNLHFPGFSREATQFLLQRQIAGVGIDTHGVDPGQDTTFATNRLVLEKPRIVLENLTNLDQLPVRGTTLVIGILRLQNGSGSPAAVMAFVP; this is encoded by the coding sequence ATGATCTTAGACACCGCTAAATCTTATCTACTCGCAGAAGTTGCACCCTTCGCTAACGAAATCGACACAAACTCCGATATATTACTGAAAGCTCTTAAGGGATTAGGTAATCTCGGTTTACTTGCTCTACGAGTACCGCAACAATGGGGTGGAGTTGGTATTAGCGACCGAGATTTTGCCAGTTTTCAAGAATTGGTAGCTAGGTATTCTGGTGCATTAGCTTTTTTGCAAACACAACACCAAAGCGCTGCGGGGATGTTGATGCAAAGCAGTAATTTGGCGCTACAGCAAGCGTATCTTCCACGCATGGGTAACGGAGACGTTTTACTCGGTGTTGGCTTTTCACATATTCGACGGCTAAAAGATTCCATAATCGCGATACCTGTCACCGGAGGCTATCAAATCGATGGTGTTGTTCCTTGGGTAACTGGTTGGAACTTGTTTGCTGAATTTATCGTTGCTGCAACTTTACCTGATGGTGGTGCTGTTTTTGGGATTGTCCCTTTTGTTGAGACGCAACAAGCTACAGGTGGCGTTATTCGTTTTAGCCCTCCAATGCAACTCGCCGCGATGCGGTCGACAAATACAGTTAGCGCGACTCTTACTCAGTTCTTTTTACCAAGCGATCGCGTTGTTTTTATAAAACCTGCGGGGTGGATTCATGATAACGATATCAAAAATGTGCTGCGCGCAACTCCATTAGCTATAGGATGCGCAATGGCGGGGTTGGATATTGTCAAAGCAACAGCACAAACGAAATCTTTAGCTTTTATTGATGAAGCTTTTGCGGCGTTAGAACGAGAATTGAGTGAATGTCGAGAGGCGATCGCGCAAGCACAACATTCCACATTTACACAAAAAGTACAACTTCGCGCCTGGGCGATTGATTTAGCAGTACGCATTGCATGCGCCGCAGTAACAGTTTCGAGTGGTAGTGCTAATGATACTGCGCATCCAGCACAACGAGTTTATCGCGAAGCGATCGTATACACAGTTTCGGGACAAACTCCCGCAATTATGAAAGCAACTTTAAAGCAATTAACTTCCCCACCGCGATATCACTCAAAACCAACTCAAACCATCTCCTATTCACAAGTCATTCATCTCAGTCACGTAATTCACCCTCATATTCCTCAATGGCTAGGCGATCCGCCTGTCGAATTTGAAACTGTTGCCGAGTTGCATCAAGATGGTTATTACCTCCGACGTTTTGCTTTCGGCGAACATACTGCAACGCATATCAACGCGCCTAAAAGTTTTTACGCTGATGGAATAGGAATCGATCAATATCCTGCGGATTTGTTAGTTGTCCCTGCGGTTGTGTTGGATATCCAAGCGCAAGCAGCAAATCCTGACTACGCGTTGAGCGTTGCTGATATTCTAAATTGGGAGCAACAACACGGTGAAATTGATGCTGGATGCGTGGTGTTACTGTACACAGGCTGGCAAAACAAGTGGTGGGATCGAGTTGCGTTTCTCAATGCTGATGCAGCAGGTAATCTTCATTTTCCAGGATTTAGCCGCGAGGCGACGCAGTTTTTACTACAACGACAAATTGCAGGAGTAGGAATTGATACGCACGGTGTCGATCCTGGACAAGATACCACATTTGCAACAAATCGCTTAGTGTTGGAAAAACCAAGAATTGTCTTGGAAAATTTAACAAATCTCGATCAATTACCCGTACGTGGAACTACGCTAGTAATTGGGATTTTACGCCTACAAAATGGTTCAGGTTCGCCAGCTGCGGTGATGGCATTTGTTCCATAA
- a CDS encoding AAA family ATPase, with protein sequence MPAILEHNFTQDFTHFEQHVAKIFHKHGWIVETAKPNQPGYDLVLKKNHCVAAVQVKWLKNNATSTQISKFADYLDSPEGKKFNAGIFLTTKGFGGPARALIKSWGKDSKIRCGVATDSSFNFINGDVEVTPPHEPPKPGKIYFGVFTCKGGVGKTTVAAHLAGAFALQGFNVALVDLDPEENLQKLVGDGVYVPNPKGIGTTIEVFKGEDWDEDAARDAKIVIFDCSPAMERNHSELVAKFDYCIIPTTLNPLGINKHGKVIQETVKDIRKINKNAHLFVLVNNFKDPGYRRLQILKRSYADVYKETSKIDDKFHCIDPEEVCIRASDLLYYWGIHILESPDNPRSELAFNLIGGRCYPREDFINLADYIEQKAGIGILRE encoded by the coding sequence ATGCCTGCAATATTAGAACATAACTTCACACAGGACTTTACTCATTTTGAGCAACACGTTGCTAAAATTTTTCACAAACATGGTTGGATTGTAGAAACTGCTAAACCTAATCAACCTGGATACGATTTAGTTCTTAAAAAGAATCATTGTGTTGCAGCTGTACAAGTCAAATGGCTAAAAAATAATGCAACATCAACACAAATATCAAAGTTTGCTGATTATCTAGATTCGCCTGAAGGTAAGAAGTTTAATGCTGGGATTTTTCTCACAACAAAAGGTTTCGGCGGTCCAGCGCGTGCTTTAATTAAATCTTGGGGCAAAGATAGTAAGATCCGTTGTGGTGTTGCAACTGATAGTAGTTTTAACTTCATAAATGGTGATGTTGAAGTAACGCCACCACATGAACCCCCCAAGCCTGGCAAAATCTATTTCGGTGTGTTTACATGCAAAGGTGGAGTAGGTAAAACAACAGTTGCAGCACATTTAGCAGGTGCATTTGCGTTACAAGGTTTCAACGTTGCACTTGTCGATTTAGATCCTGAAGAAAATTTACAGAAGCTTGTCGGGGATGGTGTTTATGTTCCTAATCCTAAAGGAATAGGAACAACTATTGAAGTATTTAAAGGTGAAGATTGGGATGAAGATGCGGCACGCGATGCCAAGATTGTGATTTTTGATTGTTCGCCAGCAATGGAAAGAAATCATTCCGAGTTGGTAGCAAAATTTGATTATTGTATTATTCCTACAACTTTAAATCCTTTGGGTATTAATAAGCATGGAAAAGTTATTCAAGAAACGGTAAAAGATATACGTAAAATTAATAAAAATGCACATTTATTCGTATTAGTCAATAACTTTAAAGACCCTGGATACAGACGTTTGCAGATTTTGAAAAGATCTTACGCAGATGTTTATAAAGAAACGAGTAAAATAGACGATAAGTTTCACTGTATCGACCCTGAGGAAGTGTGTATTCGTGCAAGCGATCTTCTTTATTACTGGGGTATTCATATATTAGAAAGTCCAGACAATCCCCGTAGTGAATTAGCGTTTAACTTAATTGGTGGAAGATGTTATCCGCGTGAAGATTTTATTAACTTAGCAGATTATATCGAGCAGAAAGCGGGAATTGGAATTTTGCGGGAATAA